The Aspergillus oryzae RIB40 DNA, chromosome 5 genome segment TTCTGTACGCGATGGTGTCTAGTAGTACATCAGATCACAGATTTGATTTAGGACCTAAGGTACTACAGAACAATGCAAGGTAGCTATGCTACACTAAACTCTATTTAAGGCAGGCCTTAGTGGTAATGGATATGTAACTCAATTACAAGACGggataaaatatatattagttGAAGAGGGTTTTCAAGGGTTGTCCGGTTAGGATTCTGCAACATGATAcctatatttatatatcaGTACAGCTCATCGGCCAAGACCGCTTGATAGTATTTTTTGGGGTGGGATCTTGATATTTTCGAACACTATTGCTTTTCTGGGGAAGGCAACCGAGTGTAAATGGAGGATACATGTTCTACGATgatatgaagaagagggaaaagaaatagtaaGGAATATGACTGCTATCCCTGGGTCCACTTGCGGAACTTGATAGCAAAATCAAAAAGATGtctccccgactgggagtcgaacccaggtctcccgcgcTTGTTCTCATTAGAGAtgacaagcggaaatcatgaccgttagaccatcgaggaatTATTGAGAACAAAGAGAGATATATTGATAATCTCACCAAAATGAGCCGTATGGTGGTCGTTACCCTAGTATCCGTAAATTCGAACTGTGTCACCAAAGGCACGAAGGTTAACCTAGCTCCAAGTATGAGCTGAGCAATGATAATTTTTCATCCTTGGTACATGATGAGCACGCTTGCGACCTTCAATCCATGAACTATCTTTGGAGAATCATGGGGTCTCAGCGTCAGCGTGACTACGCCCATATGTGATACATCTACGCAGTAGTATCATATTGATGGAGGCAAGGCTTGCTACGCAACATTTTGCCTGGAACAATTGAGTTACGATTGACTACTAAAATGTAGAAAATTTGCGCTTTCTTGTATGGCTTGCTCTAAGTCTGTTTGGCTTATAAACCACCACTTACCACTTAGATGAGGCTAGAGAATGATTATGCCAATGTTGAGACTGCTAAATGATCCCTGACTACTCTATATCGGTGGAGCGTTCGCTCCCTATATACCTTTACTAAAGTATAATACGATCATGTAGTTTGGACCATACTGCCTGAGTACGTTACTTTTATACAAACACGATACTATCACTAGGGACCTCCAAAGGGCATCACCCTGGAGACATCTCCTTTTGTTCAGCTTCGACTATGACCTAAATAAAGTACTGTATTAGAAAACTAGGTAGGTGTTTTAAACTAAAATAGCGACTATGCAATATCTCATGAGATAACAAAGAGTGGCACCGATAATAGGTTAATCCACATTTGAGGTTTGGAAGGAAAGCTATTTTAGTAAGTAACTGCCCCTTATACGCGATAAGGAGGTTATTTTTTTGCTTAATTACGACTCaagatatactccgtactaccCGAGTTAATCGGATCTCGCAGATCCCTGCATCATGCCTGCATTCGCGATAGTGTGATTGTACGGGATATTTATACTCAGACCCTGGCCCAAAGTCCCGCCTACTGACTTGTACTGAGTACCTAGAGTAGAGAAGGGACCTAAACAGATCAGTTAGGTAGAAGTGCATCGAGTATATAGCGATAAATTGGAGCGTTCTGAAGGCGGGGATATTCCGACAAACGAAGCCATGCCATGCATTATAGCTGGATCTGATTAATGTACGGTATATCAACGAGACAATCCTCACTAAGTCTTTAGGAAACGAGTACGGGGGCCACCCATTCATAGACCTCACCTTAGTTACGAATACGAGTTTAATTACGTACAGCCACAATTGGCACGAGAGGCTAAGGGGGTGAGCATACTGTATACTCGCAACAGCACTGTTGGGCGGGTCGGAGACTGGATACCTCCGAGTGGGGTTCTCTCGCGGCAGAGTTGCCCCCTGATAATCCGATGCTAAATAAAACCCGTAAACCTCAATCAAGTTTGTTCTTCCTGAGTCGTGCGATCtaaagggaagagaatatTGTGTTCTTTTCGGTGATTTGTATAGTATAGGAATATGATGGGTCTATTAATAGCTCTGTCTTGGCGCTTACTTGTAGGTGAATATGGATGTGAGATGTGCGAATAATGGTtctgaaacaaaaacatatCTTGCAtagtgtactccgtactagtaGTTCAAACTTAGTATTCTGCATAATCAGTCCAGAAAAATGGGCGATTTTAGTACCTCCGCCCAGATTAGCCATGGGTTGATAAAAATAGGGTTAATGATCGTCATGTTACCCCTGATGGCTGAGTCAGCCCATAAGGCTTTTAGGCTAGTCCTGGTTTGGTAAGTCAGCAGTTTGACGGTTCCTGCTCCAGAACGAGTTACGTCTGTAACCTCGACTGCGGAGTTGATGTTAACTTCCAGCCGTGATCGCTTCGTCATTCCcattctccctccccccaatTCTCCCGCTCAACTTTCCCCTTTATTACCACTTTGTTGACACTTTATCTTATTAGTACTCTTgtactttctctttttctataAAGTATACACCAAAAGGGGGAGACAGGACTAATCTGATGGCTTCCCGACCGGCGGTATCTTTCCCCTCCGTCTAGCTTCATACGCTGCTCCGATCAGCAACTATTTCAAGGCGGGACACGCTGTACTCTACCATGTACTTTTGCCCTCGACACTCCACATATATCGCGTCTTTTACCTCTCTTACGTTTTTGTTATTATATCGCTCGAGTTACCTCTCTTACGTTAAAGCTGAATCGGATTCGAATTTCTCCGATTCTTCATGGAGGACAATTCCCTAAACCCCGAAGCCCACCCGGCTTTCTCGTCAGACATGCAGAGTATCGGCAAACTTAATCGCTCAAAAACCTCCATTGATGATGCATTAGGAAGCTCTGGCAGAAGCAATGGCCGATCGTCGTCGATCGACTCTACTTCCGACAGACCGAAGTCTCAAGCGGGCGAAGGAACTGATTCTGCAAAGGCTGGTCCCAGCGGATTCTCAAAGCTCCTTGCCGCTaggaagaagcggaagaagaaggaaaaccaaAAGGCGACGGAAGAGTTGCCGACACAATTCGAATTGGAAGGGGAGAAAGATGCACAAGATAGGCCAGATGAGCCTTCTGAAGACAGGCCTCCATCCGCAGCTAACAACGACGGCCTAAACCCCCAGAATGACGAAGTCAACTTGCTTACTGATGATTCTGAACCTGAGCGGTGAGTTATGCCGGTTCATGTAGCGCTGTATCGGCAATAAATAGCAAAATGCTGATTAGTCACTGTTTCTCCAGGACCCCTTCTCTCACTGCTCAAAAGTCCCATGCTGGTTTTTACACGACTTCCTCACCTTTAAAAAAGACAACATCTACGGACGCGAATGACACTGATAGTGCTCAAGCGGATGTAGAATCTGCTGTTAGTGGGCCAAGTGCCACTGCCCATTCTGAGTCCAACGCAGATACAGAGCTCTCGAGGCCCACTTCTCAACCAAGCTCGACATTGGGTGTCCCAGAAGATCGCGGtggcaagaaaagaagcgtTTCACCAGGGAGACGGTGGAAAGGCGCATTCGGCTCGAGCCAGGATAAAAAAGACTCCAATCGTGATCGGTCATCTTCTACCCAAAGTGAGGGCAAGAAAGGTGGAGGTCTATTCGGAAACAGTAGAAGAAGCAGCACATCATCGAAAAAAGCCCCGACCATTGTCGCCGAGTCTCCTCCGCCTCTGCCACCTCTAATTCGTACTGacgtcaaggaagagaaaccTGCGCAGCCGTCAGATCACGCTGCTCCAAGCACGCCTCCCCGCCGTACTATCCCAGCACCCCACACTACAGTGACCCCACCTACACCTCGAACCGAAGCTGCCGCTAATCTCTTCTCGTCTCCGGATGTCACTGAATCGCCTGACTCTCTGAAAGGGAAAGACCCGTTGCCGCCGGGAGTTGTCGTCAGCCCGTCAGGAAACATGATCTCGCACCGGCGTGTCCggtctgcttcttctgttAGCCACAAGCCCAGTAAGCTGTCTAACTCTATATCCGCCCTGGGCCCAACTATCGAAGAAGCGAAGGCGACCTCGAAGACCAACCTTGGCACCCAACAAACTGGATTTTTTTCCTCTGTCTTCAGTGCGGCACAAAATGCTGCCTCAACGCTTAGTAGCAGCCTCAATACTCAGTCAAAGACCCGCAGCCCCTCACAACAGGTGTCCACGGAGTCTGAGAACATCTCGACTAAGGACGGAGAAAGTAGCCAGAACGAAACGCAGGAATCTAGCAAAACCGAACGGAAAAAGCCACTGGCAATCGAGACACTAGGAACCGGGGATCTTGACTTCAGCCACTTGGATATTGCTGTGCCGCCGGGTGGATCCGTCTCAACACCCGACGGTGTTGTTATCACTAAGCCGGACATACCATCTGACAAGCGCAAAAACACCGCAGTTCATCAGCGAGATGAGGAGGCAGCAAGGCTTGAAGATCGACATGCTGCGCGTGCGGTCACCATGGCCTACGAAAAGCCGTCAGAGGTTTCGGTGGTCCCGCCATCAGATGAGAGCCTGGAACTACAATCCACAAGCTCACTTCCGAGAGACGCCACTGGTGACCACACCTCTCCAAGTGGCAGCGTACTAGATGGTGAAATCAGCGTTCGACCTTCTCGTAGTGGAAGTGTACGCAGCCGCCTGACTCGGCGGCGTCATCGAGGCTCGTCAGCAGCAACTGCATCAACTGCAGCTGCCGCTGGGGCTAGTGCGATGGCACTGGGGATTCCAGGGGGTAATTCAAGCGTGCCACGGCTGACTGGGTTTGCAGTTGCTAGTAAGAAGCGGAACAGGGACTTCCATCAACTGTTCCGCAGCGTCCCTGAAGATGATTATTTGATCGAGGATTATAGCTGTGCCTTGCAACGGGAGATCATCCTGGCCGGACGAATCTACGTATCGGAGGGTCATATTTGTTTTTCGAGCAATATCTTAGGCTGGGTGACTACCCTGGTCATTAGCTTTGACGAAATTGTCGCGATAGAGAAGGAGTCAACAGCGATGGTGTTCCCTAATGCAATTGCTATTCAAACTCTGCATGCTCGCCACACTTTCCGAAGTTTGCTCAGCCGAGAATCTACCTACGATTTGATGGTTAACATCTGGAAGATTAATCATCCCACTCTCAAGAGCTCAGTAAATGGCACCAGAGTCGAGCAAGGTACAGGAGACAAAACTGAGAAGGCaggagaggagagtgaggGCGGGagtgaagacgaagacgagaTTTATGATGAGGACGAAGACGGTGACAACGCTGACAGTTTCTTTGAGCCTGGCGATGCCAGCGTCAATGGAAGTGATAAGTCACTGCCACTTAAGGGTCTCAGCCGGCAAGCTTCTGGGAACCTTCCAGTCAATGGCACAGCCCCAGCAACATCGAACACTAATGGCGACCCTCGAGGTGGAAAATCAGCAAACGAAAACGTAGATGGAGATTTCCCTGGCCCTACTACCCATGGTCCTACGACATACACTGATCCTGCGGGCCAGTATGATAAAGTTATCAAAGATGAGATTATTCCTGCTCCACTGGGGAAGGTTTATTCTTATGTATTTGGACCGGCATCGACAAACTTTATGCCCAAGTTTCTTGTAGACAATCAAAAATCCGGCGAGCTCCAGTTTGATATTGAAAGCGGTGGTCTGACCAACGAAAGCAGGACGAGACAATACTCGTACATCAAACCACTTAATGGGTCCATCGGACCTAAACAAACCAAATGTATCAGTACTGAAACCCTGGACTTCTTAGacttggaaaaggcagtTCTCGTTACACTAAGTACTCAGACTCCAGACGTACCAAGTGGTAATGTTTTCTGCACCAAGACGAAGTACCTGTTCACCTGGGCCGCGAACAACCAAACACGTTTCTTAATGACGTGCACCATCGAATGGTCCGGAAAAAGTTGGCTGAAAGGTAAGTTCGCTACTATTCTCGGTTCTAAGACCAATACACTAATGCGGTTTAGGTCCTATTGAGAAGGGTGCTATTGATGGTCAGGGAACGTTCGGGAGCGATCTCATCAGTGCACTCAGAGCTGCTGTTGCTCCTCGTGCTCGCGCCGCCTCCAAGGTAGGaggcaaagggaaaggaCGCCGCAAGAGGGGAGATGTTGCCAACGAGGAagcggctgctgctgctgccaaAGCAGCAAGCGATGCGACCAAGCAACAAGCACAGACTTGGGGACCTCTGGAACCTATACGCGGAGTTTTAGAACCTATAGCAGGTATTCTCAAGCCTCTGTGGAACGGAAACTTGGCTGTTCTAGTCATTGGTATATTGCTCTTCCTGATTTTTTTCCGGACACCCTCACAGCCGTCAATGTTGTCACACGACATTGGATGTCCCGGCTATTCATTACCTCAGCGCCTGGCCGCTTATGAGGAGATgtggagaagagaggagagcGAGCTGTGGAGTTGGTTAGAGGACCGCGTGGGGATGGACGGCATGGTCTTCCCAACCGTCAATAGGCCAGGTGAATCGCGGGCGCATGAAAGAGCTCGAAAAATACAGAGCGGGCGTGATTTCATTAACAAGCTAGACGAAGACAAGATGTCAGTTCGCGAGATGGACCACGCTATACGTACCACCCGCGAGAAGCTCGACACTCTTGAAAAGATCTTGACCAATCGGAAAATGCAAGCGACGGCTGGGGAGGACACAATGCATTCGGAATTGTAGAAAGGTGAGTTACCTATCTACTGGAGAAGATTCAGCCAAGAGGCAAGGGACAACGACAACAGAAATTTCTATCCTGAACTCTTGCACAGTTGAGTTCAATGTCATTCactttacttttcctttttcaatgTTGGAATTTACCGTCTTTATTTCAGCGGGGGCTTGGTGTTTGGACTTCTATTACATTCCCCTCTCACATGCAATTAACAGGTCATTTCCCACAAGAATCAGCGATTGATTTGCATACTGCTGAGCGGAGCactatctttcctttctttgtgtTTCTATATTTgctttggatttgttctGACTAGCTCTCGGGAGAGTTTCTTTGTACATGTGCACCCACTCTATGTCTATACAACAATCTCAAACTAGCTTTTCCTTGTGTCGCTTGGTCTATCCCGGTTCTTGTGATGACCCTTCGGATCTTCTCAGACGTGTACGAACGGGCCATATGCTTTTTGGTCCTTAAAGTAGTGTACTAATGCTCCTAGAAACGAAATAAGCTTTTAGGGTTACTGCCGAGTAAACGTATTCTAATATTATCCCAGTGGCCATTTTTTGAGAAACCTAAGGTAGGTGGCTAGGTTCGGTATGCATGATTTCAGTAATCTATGCACGGAGTATCGTTTATGTCTTCTGGGTGGTTATCGGTAGGCTATAGATTCTGGTAGGATAGAATATGTCTAGCAAGAACAATAGATCTAGGCCATTGATTACTTCTTAGAAGGTTTGAAATCAAGTCTTGTGtatagtacagtacataaCTCAGCAGTGCACAAGACAGCATTACATTTGTACAAAAATATGCCAAAGCTAGATCAAACGACATCAATAGCATGAcaagcaaaagcaagatAAAAGAAGCATAGATCTTGAATATATGAACATTGGAGAAAGGAACCAAACTAGTGAGGTATAACAAAGCAATATCAAAGTCATAGTTGTATGGGCGTGTACGTTTTAGAAAGAAGAGCTCATGCGGTCGTGAAAGGTTTATATAGAAGGCAAGGAGCTTCCTATGTTCCGTCATAGGGTTGAGGACGCGTGGAAACCGATAATCGTGgttcgtcctcttcttcaatttttTGTTGCcgtttctgtttctttttgcagaccttcttcatcgcttCCTTAGTGAGTTGCTCACGGAACAGCCGTTCCACCACATCCTTCTTCCGTGTCCTTCGGTCACCGACCATGATGAGGACGCCGCCGGTGATATTGCAAGTAATCGAACAACAAAGAATGACAGTAGTTAGGGCGAAGGGGCGGTGGTGGTAACTGATGCCCCATGTGCAGGCGCCGAGCGCGATTTGAAGCAAGGAGTGACAGTCTAACAGGACAACAATGGCGATGAGCATGCGAAGAGGGAAGGCATGGTGAGTCAGGGTTTCGTGAGGTTTGTAGAAGGTGTGGGACTTGGACAATTTGGTTTGATGGTGAACCAActtttgctgctgcagacGGTTCAGTACAGTAAATTCATACTCCTCGTCTTTAGGTGTATCCCCGAAttcgacgtcgacatcgaTCTCGCGACGAGTAGGTAGGtcatttttatctttcaGATCTGGAAGTTGACGCTTTCGACGAACTTTCCATGTTTGGAATGTGTAGTGAGCAATGAAACACATGTGGTATGTGTCAATCGCACGGAACGGTGCTAGCCCATCACCCATAATGGCGAACAAGGCGACAAGAACGTTGTCAATTACGTTGATGATGTACAACTGCCGCCCACCGACGTTAATCCAACCTGGCAACTTAGTTAGTGTTATGCATAGAAAGGCCACGGGCCCAAAAGAGAGCTAGTTTCATACCAATCAGAAACAGCACCCAGGCAAGACCGAACAGAGTAATGAGGGTTGCGTATAGGGTAATGAGGAACCCGAGTGCTACAGGGCCAACGGTCAGTAAGCGGTCCAGCGCTGCAGCTGGTCAGTACATACGTTTAGAAACATATTTCCCAAAGCCCTTCATTGCCCGTTTGAACTTTGAACGACGAGAATGCAACATGTGCCTGACATGATCGTTCAGTTCTTCTATGTCTCTCGCAGTCCAGCCCTCGAGATTGCTTCCTTCAGGTAACACGGCAAACTGTGGATCTTGTTTCCCCAAAACTGCCGATAGACTTGTTAGAGGTCGCTCTAGTGATGGACGGCCTTCGGGAGATTTCTCGAATGtttcctcgccctcttctGTTTCCGTCGTTTCCTCCCCAGTCGACTCCGAGGACTCTCTCGGCGGTGAAAGTGCATAGGTCTGGTTGCGATTGATTAACGGGCCCAGATTGGGCACGAACAAGGAATTTTGGACGTTTGTTAGTGTCGATAGTGCTGAAACTTCCGGATCTGGCTTATGTTAGGGCAAGTTGCCATAGATGCCTAATTCAGAGCATACCGATAACATCTAAGACATCCACCACGTGGGGATGATATTCATTGTCCGTGGTGTCAGCCCCTGATGAAGGAGCAGCCCCGCTCGCAGATACACGATTCCGCGAGAACCGGTTCATAGCTGCTTCACTCGTCCAACGCAGCAGACCCAAACTCCCTCGCCTTTGCACCCGGGGTGGCGGGGACCCCGAGGGATGCACTTCGGGAAACGGCCGGCTCGAATGAGCTAAATTGATTGGACTGGTCGGTTCTTCCATCAAGGGATGCATTTGGTCGGGTGGGAGACGGGGTAGGGCGGATGGATTGGGAGCAGACCACCTCCCCGGCCGGGGCTCGGAACTGCTGCGGCGACGATTCCCCTGCCATGAGTCTTCATCTGCGCCTTTGGCAGGAGGCGGCGATGCGACATTGATGCTTGAAACATTACCAGTGCCCCGAGAAACCCCTGACTGGATTTGGGGGATGGCGTTCTCCAAAGACGGTAGGCGCTGAAGGCGGATGGTAGGGCGGCGAGAGCGGAGCGACGTCGCACGTTGTCGCCGCTGCAATGACGTCGGTTGAGTCGTGGACGGTGGACTCGGAGCCTCTGCAGAAGGACCATCAGACCCATCGACGGGCTCTATATGATCCATTGCGAGAAGAACCCACTCTCAGCTGGGGATGAGGTCAACCAAACAAGTGAAATTTGCAGAGGTGAGTTTTAAGTATACGGAGagaaaaacaggaaaacgaaggagaagaagaggaggagaagaagggttCATGTGGAACTCTATTGCCATTTGCTTGAGTAAGCGCGCCAAGCCGTGGGACTGACTAACCTTATTCTGCTCAGGCCTCTTGGTTGGCTCAATTTTCAGGCCAACACTAATACTCCATTCGATAAGATCCCCGTCGGCAGTTCTGGACCTCCGTACACTCTATCAAAAAAAGGTGGAGACTTACTCGGatccatcatgtccaccaAGAGAGCCAACACAAATAAATACCACGGTCCTTCACAAAGACGTCAATCACAGACGTCTCAATGGACAAACAATCATACATCAATAAAGAACTACTTGGTGGTAGACTGGTCATCAGACAAAGCGCTAGGTATCATGGTTACCTTATACATTCCGTCTGCCTGGCCCATAAGCATTCACACCAACAGAACACAACACCTACCTAAAGGTGTCACAATAGAGTGTTGGATAGACGATCAGTTACCTATGATATTATAGATTAAACTGTTATTGATCAACATGCCCAATCTCTTTGTTCAGAGAACAATAACAATGTCACCAGAAATCAACATTCACTGTTATTCAGCGCATTCTGCAACCCTAACTGGCTCTCGTGTTCTAACCTCACCACTATATGAGTTCCTCTTTCATTTGCCACCTTCAACCAGAAAGCTCTCACTATCTTATCAGAAACAAAACATCTGACCAGTATACCAAGACTGTTGGGCTTGAATTAGACAGGTGGGACCTATAACGGTGAGTATATAATCACTGTTGGGAAGCCAGTTTTCAAGGGGCACCAAGAACATTTGAGGCACAAGCTTTTCTGCCACAAGTTTGATTCCGACGTGGTTAGAATCTTACTATCGAGACGGACTGACCATCCGTGCATATTGCGAAACCGTTCTCATGTAAACGCGAACATCTCTAGAAAATGGCTGAAAAGCGACGTGCCTCGTCGGATATGTACTCCGACATGCCctcaaagaaagcaaaggtcCTGAACGAGACCCAAGAATGGATTCTCGACGAGGACGAAATCCCTGCTActccctcttccccaccGTCTCCCAGCGAGACCAACGATAGTCCTGCCGACACGGACGCCCTATCTGAATCCTCTAGTACGGGCCCAGCTACACCGTCACCTTATACCGTTGAGTTCTTTGCGGATATGGCCAATACTATTGCGAATCTTTTTCCTTGTGAAGCATTTGCGAAAGCCCATGACTGCACAATCAGCGACGTTTCACAAGCGATCAGTGCCATGGTCGTTGCTCCCCTTTCCGATCCATCCTTCACCTGGCATAGTGATAATGAGATGTCGATCGCCGAATATGGACAAGGCATGATCCGTATCTGGAACGAGCATTACGAGCGCAAACTTCGAAACGCTGATACGACGAAGTCGACTATCGATCTCACAACCCCGACAGGCTCCACAAGTTCTTCGGGAGTTGAAACACCCTCCGAAGATGGGAGTGAGTTGTCAGCAAGCTTCGATAAAGAACTTCTTGGAGAAACGtcgccagaagatgaagatgaacccCCTGATAGCGAGGCACCGGGTCTACCAAAGAAGAGTTGTCTCAGCACACAGTCACAGAAAGTAGCGGGTCAACCGGCCAAGAGGGTGAGATGGGCCCCTCCGCTCTCGCCGGTCGTCCGCGAGGAGGTATACAAGGACAACTATGGCAACTATGTCCCGGTCCCGACACCAGAAGaggtcaaggagaaggagcgcAAAAAAATGCGAGAGGAAATGCGGGCGAGCAAGGGGCTACTTGAACGGCCCCAAACAACGTACGATGCATTCGACTTAGAGATTCTTTCAGGTTTTGACGACCTGTCATATGTGGTGTAGCTTTATCGCTTTGTACATTGATGAGCCTAGGTcccttttcattcttctttgattttatcgaggtatttttctttctcgatTTTCCTTGGTATCTTTGTTTATTGTTTTTCGCCAATAAGCGGGGACGGCGCCATAGCGTCAGGATTGACGTAGCTGCGGGCCTCTTGATCTGCAGTACATACGACCGATGTCGGTTGAAGAATGGGTTGGGCACATTGTCTCCTTCAGGCGTTTActttggattttttttttaacaCTCATAAGAGTTAGTGCTGGTAAATCATCCGCAAATACTATGTATATTAGTTCTTTGAGTTTTCCATGCAATTTGAGTTGCCGATATGCAAGATATGCGAGGAGATTTTGGTTGAGATCTCACATGATAGTGCGTTTAGTAAGCTCTCAATTGGACCAAATTGGACCACATTCCAAAATCCAGGATTGTTGTGTGCTCCACTACGTGATGGAGTAAGAGAAAGATCCCTTATCCACTCAAATGGCCGACGGGAGAGAGCGTGGAGAAACTATGACGGGATCTGACCAGATATATGTTGGCAAGTGGAGAACCCGGTTGCTGGAAGATACGATGTGTTTTTGTTGATCTGGAATGTTCCTCCCTCGAGGAGGGGTAAAGAGTCGAGGGTGCGAATTGGGCGGTCAGGATCATCCCACCGTCAGAATCGGAGGGAACAATAAGAGAATTGTAGGTAtggggtaagaaaaaaaaaagtcggGAGGTTGTAGGGCGATTTACAGGTCATGTGCCCATCATGAGATCAATGAGTCAGATGtgtttgtttttccttttttttttttgttttttttgtTGCAGGAAATCTGCTAAACAACGGGCGGTGATGTCAGATGTGAGCGCTAAGAAAGACCCTAACCCGGAGTGGGCAAAGGTGCCTGAAGACTGGCCAGACCGCCGCCTTCCAATCCCGTAGCTCCGTTGGGTGTCGAAGTGACTAACGACACGTCGTGATTACCACTAGCTTCGTCAACCTGAGGCCACCACCTACCTTTCCCGGCTTAGCGTGCCACCCTCGCTGCCtgccctttttctctctccttctcctttctgccCCGTCGActtcatccttcctctcaAGGCAAATCTCCATCGTGTTCAACTAAGGATTTCCCCCGTCAACCACACGTATCTAGGGCACCAAGCtacccttttcctcctcccccctcttcaaGTTACTCCCACCCATCCATTCCAAGGAGTTTCAAGTACAGGCAGCCTTTAGCTACCCTGAGTCCTTGACAACACACAACCGGTCAGGTTTACTCGCGATTTCTACCAAGTATCTTCAACTCTCGACCTTGTGATCTCAGCCATCAAGATGTCTACTGCCGTCGAAAACCACGCCGACAACCAGGCCGCTACCACCCCTGCCGCCACTGAGGCTACCACCAACGGCACTGCTCCTGCCGCCCCGGCGCAGTCCAccgatgctgctgccgccaGTGCTGATGAGGGACGTCGGCTGTACATTGGGAATCTCGCTTATGCGACCACTGAGGGG includes the following:
- a CDS encoding uncharacterized protein (predicted protein), with product MSTAVENHADNQAATTPAATEATTNGTAPAAPAQSTDAAAASADEGRRLYIGNLAYATTEGELKEFFKNYKVFLGLPVLQAKEIINPSRFRSLRLLQERSQFLL
- a CDS encoding uncharacterized protein (predicted protein), whose amino-acid sequence is MAEKRRASSDMYSDMPSKKAKVLNETQEWILDEDEIPATPSSPPSPSETNDSPADTDALSESSSTGPATPSPYTVEFFADMANTIANLFPCEAFAKAHDCTISDVSQAISAMVVAPLSDPSFTWHSDNEMSIAEYGQGMIRIWNEHYERKLRNADTTKSTIDLTTPTGSTSSSGVETPSEDGSELSASFDKELLGETSPEDEDEPPDSEAPGLPKKSCLSTQSQKVAGQPAKRVRWAPPLSPVVREEVYKDNYGNYVPVPTPEEVKEKERKKMREEMRASKGLLERPQTTYDAFDLEILSGFDDLSYVV
- a CDS encoding DUF2985 domain-containing protein (predicted protein); its protein translation is MNRFSRNRVSASGAAPSSGADTTDNEYHPHVVDVLDVIDPEVSALSTLTNVQNSLFVPNLGPLINRNQTYALSPPRESSESTGEETTETEEGEETFEKSPEGRPSLERPLTSLSAVLGKQDPQFAVLPEGSNLEGWTARDIEELNDHVRHMLHSRRSKFKRAMKGFGKYVSKPAALDRLLTVGPVALGFLITLYATLITLFGLAWVLFLIGWINVGGRQLYIINVIDNVLVALFAIMGDGLAPFRAIDTYHMCFIAHYTFQTWKVRRKRQLPDLKDKNDLPTRREIDVDVEFGDTPKDEEYEFTVLNRLQQQKLVHHQTKLSKSHTFYKPHETLTHHAFPLRMLIAIVVLLDCHSLLQIALGACTWGISYHHRPFALTTVILCCSITCNITGGVLIMVGDRRTRKKDVVERLFREQLTKEAMKKVCKKKQKRQQKIEEEDEPRLSVSTRPQPYDGT
- a CDS encoding uncharacterized protein (uncharacterized conserved protein, contains GRAM domain); this encodes MQSIGKLNRSKTSIDDALGSSGRSNGRSSSIDSTSDRPKSQAGEGTDSAKAGPSGFSKLLAARKKRKKKENQKATEELPTQFELEGEKDAQDRPDEPSEDRPPSAANNDGLNPQNDEVNLLTDDSEPERTPSLTAQKSHAGFYTTSSPLKKTTSTDANDTDSAQADVESAVSGPSATAHSESNADTELSRPTSQPSSTLGVPEDRGGKKRSVSPGRRWKGAFGSSQDKKDSNRDRSSSTQSEGKKGGGLFGNSRRSSTSSKKAPTIVAESPPPLPPLIRTDVKEEKPAQPSDHAAPSTPPRRTIPAPHTTVTPPTPRTEAAANLFSSPDVTESPDSLKGKDPLPPGVVVSPSGNMISHRRVRSASSVSHKPSKLSNSISALGPTIEEAKATSKTNLGTQQTGFFSSVFSAAQNAASTLSSSLNTQSKTRSPSQQVSTESENISTKDGESSQNETQESSKTERKKPLAIETLGTGDLDFSHLDIAVPPGGSVSTPDGVVITKPDIPSDKRKNTAVHQRDEEAARLEDRHAARAVTMAYEKPSEVSVVPPSDESLELQSTSSLPRDATGDHTSPSGSVLDGEISVRPSRSGSVRSRLTRRRHRGSSAATASTAAAAGASAMALGIPGGNSSVPRLTGFAVASKKRNRDFHQLFRSVPEDDYLIEDYSCALQREIILAGRIYVSEGHICFSSNILGWVTTLVISFDEIVAIEKESTAMVFPNAIAIQTLHARHTFRSLLSRESTYDLMVNIWKINHPTLKSSVNGTRVEQGTGDKTEKAGEESEGGSEDEDEIYDEDEDGDNADSFFEPGDASVNGSDKSLPLKGLSRQASGNLPVNGTAPATSNTNGDPRGGKSANENVDGDFPGPTTHGPTTYTDPAGQYDKVIKDEIIPAPLGKVYSYVFGPASTNFMPKFLVDNQKSGELQFDIESGGLTNESRTRQYSYIKPLNGSIGPKQTKCISTETLDFLDLEKAVLVTLSTQTPDVPSGNVFCTKTKYLFTWAANNQTRFLMTCTIEWSGKSWLKGPIEKGAIDGQGTFGSDLISALRAAVAPRARAASKVGGKGKGRRKRGDVANEEAAAAAAKAASDATKQQAQTWGPLEPIRGVLEPIAGILKPLWNGNLAVLVIGILLFLIFFRTPSQPSMLSHDIGCPGYSLPQRLAAYEEMWRREESELWSWLEDRVGMDGMVFPTVNRPGESRAHERARKIQSGRDFINKLDEDKMSVREMDHAIRTTREKLDTLEKILTNRKMQATAGEDTMHSEL